In a single window of the Streptomyces cinnabarinus genome:
- the mftA gene encoding mycofactocin precursor MftA (Mycofactocin is a small molecule electron carrier derived from the final two amino acids, Val-Tyr, of MftA, the mycofactocin precursor. It plays a role in redox homeostasis and the metabolism of alcohols and aldehydes in Actinobacteria, including Mycobacterium tuberculosis.): MPENPQHNEDDAEFTDTTVQQDLLVEDVSIDGMCGVY; the protein is encoded by the coding sequence ATGCCCGAGAACCCGCAGCACAACGAGGACGACGCGGAGTTCACCGACACCACGGTCCAGCAGGACCTGCTCGTCGAGGACGTGTCCATCGACGGCATGTGCGGCGTCTACTGA
- the mftB gene encoding mycofactocin biosynthesis chaperone MftB (MftB, a small protein, is a peptide chaperone that assists the radical SAM enzyme MftC in performing two modifications to the C-terminal Val-Tyr dipeptide of the mycofactocin precursor peptide, MftA. MftB's role is analogous to the role of PqqD in the biosynthesis of PQQ, a cofactor that derives entirely from a Tyr and a Glu in the precursor PqqA.), translating into MFDPDRPYRCSPSVALRPEPFGALAYHFGTRRLTFLKSPVLVDLVTTLGEHPDVRAALAAFPIPPDRHGAYLAALAGLADAGTIEPADHHAHSVGAAP; encoded by the coding sequence ATGTTCGACCCGGACCGGCCCTACCGGTGCTCACCCAGTGTCGCGCTGCGCCCGGAACCGTTCGGCGCGCTGGCCTACCACTTCGGCACCAGAAGGCTCACGTTCCTCAAGTCGCCGGTCCTGGTCGACCTGGTGACCACACTGGGCGAACACCCCGACGTCCGTGCCGCGCTGGCGGCGTTCCCCATACCTCCCGACCGGCACGGCGCCTACCTCGCCGCGCTGGCCGGGCTCGCCGACGCGGGCACCATCGAGCCCGCCGACCACCACGCGCACAGCGTCGGAGCCGCACCATGA
- the mftC gene encoding mycofactocin radical SAM maturase (MftC is a radical SAM/SPASM enzyme that catalyzes the first two steps in biosynthesis of the electron carrier mycofactocin from the terminal Val-Tyr dipeptide of the precursor peptide MftA.) translates to MKLTEHFKHGLTSPICLTWELTYACNLACVHCLSSSGRRDPRELDTAECRSVIDELQRMQVFYVNIGGGEPTVRPDFFELVDYAVDHRVGVKFSTNGVRIDRDRARRLAGSDYVDVQISLDGATAEVNDAVRGPGSYTTALRAMDHLAQAGFGEFKISVVMTRHNIAQLDEFAALADHYGAQLRLTRMRPSGRGADTWDTLHPRPDDQLRLYEWLVAHGEKVLTGDSFFHLNALGETPLPGLNLCGAGRVVCLIDPIGDVYACPFAIHEQFLAGNVRTAGFGAVWRESEMFASLRTPGSGGTCSSCAAYDACQGGCMAAKFFTGLPLDGPDPECVKGHGATALATADRSAAPRPAGDHSHKGPVRGRPVALGLPTLRTGPVDRYCDENPLAGTGPR, encoded by the coding sequence ATGAAACTCACCGAACACTTCAAGCACGGCCTGACCTCGCCGATCTGCCTGACCTGGGAACTGACCTACGCCTGCAACCTCGCCTGTGTCCACTGCCTGTCCTCCTCCGGCCGACGGGACCCACGCGAGCTGGACACCGCCGAATGCCGCTCGGTCATCGACGAGTTGCAGCGGATGCAGGTGTTCTACGTGAACATCGGCGGCGGCGAACCCACCGTACGGCCCGACTTCTTCGAGCTGGTGGACTACGCGGTGGACCACCGGGTGGGAGTGAAGTTCTCCACCAACGGCGTGCGCATCGACCGGGACCGGGCCCGGCGGCTCGCCGGCTCGGACTACGTGGACGTACAGATCTCCCTGGACGGAGCGACCGCCGAGGTCAACGACGCGGTCCGCGGACCCGGCTCGTACACCACCGCACTGCGCGCCATGGACCACCTCGCCCAGGCCGGCTTCGGCGAGTTCAAGATCAGTGTGGTGATGACCCGTCACAACATCGCACAGCTCGACGAGTTCGCCGCTCTCGCCGACCACTACGGCGCCCAGTTGCGCCTCACCCGGATGCGCCCGTCCGGCCGCGGCGCGGACACCTGGGACACTCTGCACCCCCGGCCCGACGACCAGCTCAGGCTGTACGAATGGCTGGTGGCCCATGGCGAGAAGGTGCTCACCGGAGACTCCTTCTTCCACCTCAACGCGCTCGGTGAGACCCCGCTGCCGGGTCTGAACCTGTGCGGGGCCGGCCGGGTCGTGTGCCTCATCGACCCGATCGGCGACGTGTACGCCTGCCCGTTCGCGATCCACGAGCAGTTCCTGGCGGGCAACGTGCGCACGGCGGGCTTCGGCGCGGTGTGGCGCGAGTCGGAGATGTTCGCGTCACTGCGCACCCCCGGCAGCGGGGGAACGTGCTCGTCCTGTGCGGCGTACGACGCCTGCCAGGGCGGCTGCATGGCGGCCAAGTTCTTCACCGGCCTGCCGCTGGACGGGCCCGATCCCGAGTGCGTCAAGGGTCACGGCGCCACGGCCCTCGCCACCGCCGACCGGTCCGCGGCGCCACGCCCTGCCGGCGATCACTCGCACAAGGGCCCGGTCCGCGGCCGGCCGGTGGCACTGGGACTGCCGACGCTGCGCACCGGCCCCGTGGACCGCTACTGCGACGAGAACCCGCTGGCCGGAACCGGGCCGCGGTGA
- the mftD gene encoding pre-mycofactocin synthase MftD (MftD, an enzyme found in the mycofactocin biosynthesis locus, performs an oxidative deamination of 3-amino-5-[(p-hydroxyphenyl)methyl]-4,4-dimethyl-2-pyrrolidinone (AHDP). The resulting compound, now called pre-mycofactocin (PMFT), is a biologically active redox cofactor that can oxidize the non-exchangeable NADH of TIGR03971 family SDR-type oxidoreductases.), whose amino-acid sequence MSRWFETVEEARRRARRRLPKSVYSALLAGSERGVSYRDNTEAFAELGFAPHVAGLSAKRETATRIMGQDIALPVIISPTGVQAVHPEGEVAVARAAAARGTAVGLSSFASRTLQDVAAANPQVFFQLYWMGDRDAILRRVAHARAGGAKGLILTLDWSFSHGRDWGSPKIPERLDLKAMLRFAPEGMARPGWLLDFAKQLRLPDLTAPNLAEAGQPAPTFFGAYGTWMGTPPPSWDDVAWLREQWDGPFMLKGVCRVDDARRAVDAGVTAISVSNHGGNNLDTTPAPIRVLPAIADTVGHQVEVLLDGGIRRGSDVVKALALGARAVMIGRAYLWGLAAGGQAGVENVLDVLRGGIDSALLGLGRSSVHELTADDVMIPPGFLRPSGSA is encoded by the coding sequence ATGAGCAGATGGTTCGAAACGGTCGAGGAGGCCCGTCGCCGGGCCCGGCGACGGCTGCCGAAGTCGGTCTACAGCGCCCTGCTGGCCGGCTCCGAACGGGGCGTCTCCTATCGGGACAACACGGAGGCGTTCGCGGAGCTGGGCTTCGCGCCGCACGTCGCGGGCCTGTCGGCCAAGCGGGAGACGGCGACCAGGATCATGGGCCAGGACATAGCCCTGCCCGTCATCATCTCGCCCACCGGTGTCCAGGCGGTCCATCCCGAGGGCGAGGTCGCTGTCGCCCGCGCCGCGGCCGCCCGGGGCACGGCGGTCGGCTTGAGCTCCTTCGCCAGCAGGACGCTCCAGGACGTCGCCGCCGCCAACCCGCAGGTGTTCTTCCAGCTGTACTGGATGGGGGACCGCGACGCGATCCTGCGGCGCGTGGCACACGCCCGGGCGGGCGGCGCCAAGGGCCTGATCCTCACCCTCGACTGGTCGTTCTCGCACGGCCGCGACTGGGGCAGCCCGAAGATCCCCGAGCGACTGGATCTCAAGGCCATGCTGCGCTTCGCCCCCGAGGGCATGGCCCGGCCGGGCTGGCTCCTCGACTTCGCGAAGCAGCTGCGCCTGCCCGACCTGACGGCCCCCAACCTCGCGGAAGCCGGTCAGCCGGCGCCGACGTTCTTCGGGGCGTACGGCACCTGGATGGGCACACCACCCCCGTCCTGGGACGACGTCGCCTGGCTGCGCGAGCAGTGGGACGGGCCCTTCATGCTCAAGGGCGTCTGCCGGGTCGACGACGCCCGTCGCGCGGTCGACGCGGGCGTCACCGCGATCTCCGTGTCCAACCACGGCGGCAACAACCTCGACACCACCCCGGCGCCGATCCGGGTGCTGCCCGCGATCGCCGACACGGTGGGCCACCAGGTGGAGGTCCTCCTCGACGGCGGCATCCGCCGCGGCAGCGACGTGGTCAAGGCCCTCGCACTCGGCGCGCGGGCCGTGATGATCGGCCGCGCGTACCTGTGGGGCCTGGCCGCCGGTGGCCAAGCGGGCGTGGAGAACGTCCTCGACGTGCTGCGCGGCGGGATCGACTCCGCGCTGCTCGGCCTTGGCCGGTCCTCCGTCCACGAACTGACCGCCGATGACGTGATGATCCCGCCCGGCTTCCTTCGACCGTCGGGTTCGGCCTGA
- a CDS encoding mycofactocin-coupled SDR family oxidoreductase: MSGRVALVTGAARGIGAAVVGRLAADGWQVVAVDVCGDLPGLRYPLARREELLAVAAAWPGSVLPLTADVREPEAMARAVEMARHEFGGLDAAVAGAAVMAGGAPLWEMPEDEWDTLFDVGVRGVLHLARAAVPELLGRPQPRSGRFVAIASAAAHRGLWHLAGYNAVKHAVVGLIRGLACDLRGTGVTAAAVSPGATRTSMLRATADLYGLDDPDTLARHQLTERLLEPEEVADAVAWLCGPHSSAITGTVLHADGGFTA; encoded by the coding sequence ATGAGCGGCCGGGTCGCCCTGGTCACCGGCGCCGCACGCGGCATCGGCGCCGCCGTGGTCGGTCGGCTCGCCGCCGACGGCTGGCAGGTGGTCGCCGTGGACGTGTGCGGCGACCTGCCCGGGCTGCGCTATCCACTCGCCCGCCGGGAGGAACTCCTCGCGGTCGCGGCCGCCTGGCCCGGATCGGTACTCCCCCTGACGGCGGACGTCCGCGAACCTGAGGCGATGGCGCGAGCGGTCGAAATGGCCCGCCACGAGTTCGGCGGGCTGGACGCCGCCGTCGCCGGCGCGGCGGTGATGGCGGGCGGAGCGCCCCTGTGGGAGATGCCCGAGGACGAGTGGGACACGCTCTTCGACGTCGGTGTGCGGGGCGTGCTCCATCTCGCCCGCGCCGCCGTACCCGAACTCCTGGGCAGGCCGCAGCCCCGGTCCGGCCGCTTCGTGGCGATTGCCTCGGCGGCCGCGCACCGGGGCCTGTGGCATCTGGCCGGCTACAACGCGGTCAAGCACGCCGTGGTCGGCCTGATCCGCGGCCTGGCCTGTGACCTGCGCGGAACCGGGGTCACGGCCGCCGCGGTGTCGCCGGGCGCCACCCGTACCAGCATGCTGCGGGCGACCGCCGACCTCTACGGACTGGACGACCCGGACACCCTCGCCCGCCACCAGCTGACGGAACGTCTGCTGGAACCCGAGGAGGTGGCGGACGCCGTGGCCTGGCTGTGCGGCCCGCACTCGTCGGCGATCACGGGAACCGTGCTGCACGCGGACGGAGGCTTCACCGCATGA
- the mftF gene encoding mycofactocin biosynthesis glycosyltransferase MftF (Members of this protein family, MftF, are glycosyltransferases, members of PF00535 (glycosyl transferase family 2). The encoding gene is found as part of the mycofactocin cassette, in Mycobacterium tuberculosis, many other Actinobacteria, and occasional members of other lineages. Mycofactocin itself, a putative redox carrier, is a heavily modified derivative of the C-terminal Val-Tyr dipeptide of the mycofactocin precursor MftA (TIGR03969).), which translates to MRLTPDTTLRALDAGRVLIGGSPLRVLRLTPDGARLVERWLAGEPVAAAPAHRALARRLVTAGLAHPRHRTARWGPQDVTVVIPVRDPEDSLLHDLRAALRDLHRVLVVDDGSTTPVPGASARHPVSRGPGAARNTGARAVTTPLIAFLDSDVVPGPGWLAPLLAHFTDPEVAAVAPRVRSAPGRTALTRYEVARSPLDLGREPAEVRPGTRVGHLPTAALLVRTDALRELNGFDETLRFGEDVDLVWRLLAAGRRVRYEPAAEVLHRPRATWPDLLRQRYGYGSSAAPLARRHGPAVAPARLSPWAAAAWTAALTGHPYLALALASGTTTLLPRKLAPAAVPAGTSLRLALRGHLGVARMLGSAALRTWWPVALPALAAGRAGRIALGAMVLSQLRDRPRDVNPLLWCAAALADDLAYGAGVWRGALRERTAVPLLPDFTDLRPERGAHR; encoded by the coding sequence ATGAGGCTCACCCCGGACACCACACTGCGCGCGCTCGACGCGGGCCGGGTGCTGATCGGCGGTTCACCGCTACGGGTCCTACGGCTCACCCCGGACGGCGCCCGCCTCGTCGAACGGTGGCTCGCGGGGGAGCCGGTCGCCGCCGCACCGGCTCACCGCGCCCTGGCCCGGCGCCTCGTCACAGCGGGCCTGGCACACCCGCGTCACCGCACGGCCCGCTGGGGCCCTCAGGACGTCACCGTCGTGATCCCCGTCCGCGACCCTGAGGACAGCCTCCTGCACGACCTGCGCGCCGCCCTGCGGGATCTGCACCGCGTCCTCGTCGTCGACGACGGCTCCACCACCCCGGTACCCGGCGCGTCGGCCCGGCACCCCGTGTCACGCGGACCGGGCGCCGCGCGCAACACCGGCGCACGCGCGGTCACGACCCCGCTCATCGCCTTCCTCGACTCCGACGTCGTACCCGGACCCGGATGGCTGGCACCTCTGCTGGCGCACTTCACGGACCCCGAGGTGGCGGCGGTGGCACCACGCGTCCGCAGCGCCCCGGGCCGCACGGCACTGACCCGCTACGAGGTCGCCCGGTCCCCACTGGACCTCGGCCGCGAACCCGCCGAGGTGCGCCCTGGAACCCGCGTCGGCCATCTGCCCACCGCTGCCCTCCTCGTGCGTACCGACGCCCTGCGCGAGCTGAACGGGTTCGACGAGACACTGCGCTTCGGCGAGGACGTCGACCTGGTCTGGCGGCTGCTCGCGGCAGGCCGCCGGGTCCGGTACGAACCCGCGGCCGAAGTCCTGCACCGTCCGCGCGCCACCTGGCCGGACCTGCTGCGCCAGCGCTACGGCTACGGCAGCTCGGCCGCCCCCTTGGCCCGACGGCACGGCCCGGCTGTCGCCCCCGCGCGCCTGTCCCCATGGGCGGCCGCGGCCTGGACCGCCGCGCTCACCGGGCATCCGTACCTCGCCCTGGCGCTCGCCTCGGGGACGACGACGCTGCTGCCACGGAAGCTGGCCCCGGCGGCGGTTCCGGCCGGCACATCGCTACGGCTCGCGCTCCGCGGCCACCTCGGTGTGGCCCGCATGCTCGGCTCGGCGGCCCTGCGCACCTGGTGGCCGGTCGCGTTGCCCGCCCTGGCGGCCGGCCGCGCGGGCCGTATCGCCCTCGGCGCGATGGTCCTCTCCCAGCTGCGCGACCGCCCGCGCGACGTCAACCCGCTGCTGTGGTGCGCCGCGGCACTCGCCGATGACCTGGCCTACGGCGCGGGTGTATGGCGCGGCGCACTGCGCGAACGTACGGCCGTCCCCCTGCTGCCCGACTTCACCGACCTGCGCCCCGAACGCGGAGCACACCGATGA
- the mftE gene encoding mycofactocin biosynthesis peptidyl-dipeptidase MftE encodes MTNAPSPRRLADLTWPELADIAPRSVLVVPLGATEQHGPHLPFTVDTEVAVVLSERLAAARPSAVLAPPVPYGSSGEHAAFPGTLSIGRRALELLLVELVRSADAFAGVLLVCGHGGNAVPLRRAVEVLRAEDRRAHAWLPSGPADDSHAGRAETSAMLALRPAAVRRRAARRGTTAPLNELLPLLITGGVAAVSSNGVLGDPCDATAHLGRSVLDDWSSDLIRCFDDRFGTVNSGRTFHP; translated from the coding sequence ATGACGAACGCGCCTTCGCCCAGGAGGCTGGCGGACCTGACCTGGCCCGAGCTGGCCGACATCGCCCCGCGCTCCGTCCTCGTCGTCCCGCTCGGAGCAACCGAACAGCACGGCCCGCACCTGCCGTTCACCGTGGACACCGAGGTGGCGGTCGTCCTGAGCGAACGCCTCGCCGCCGCACGGCCGTCCGCGGTGCTCGCACCCCCCGTGCCCTACGGATCGAGCGGCGAGCACGCGGCGTTCCCGGGCACCCTCTCCATCGGGCGGCGCGCCCTGGAGCTGCTGCTGGTGGAACTGGTGCGCTCCGCCGACGCCTTCGCGGGAGTGCTGCTGGTCTGCGGGCACGGCGGCAACGCCGTTCCCCTGCGCCGCGCGGTCGAGGTACTGCGCGCGGAAGACCGGCGGGCCCACGCCTGGCTCCCGTCCGGCCCCGCCGACGACAGCCACGCGGGACGAGCGGAGACCTCGGCGATGCTCGCACTGCGCCCGGCCGCGGTACGTCGCCGAGCGGCCCGGCGCGGCACGACAGCCCCGCTGAACGAACTCCTGCCCTTGCTGATCACTGGCGGAGTGGCCGCCGTCAGCTCCAACGGCGTCCTCGGCGACCCATGCGACGCGACCGCCCACCTCGGGCGGTCCGTCCTGGATGACTGGTCGAGCGACCTGATCCGTTGCTTCGACGACCGGTTCGGGACCGTCAACTCCGGTCGTACATTTCACCCTTGA
- a CDS encoding sialidase family protein, whose product MMPVPDSYLDATALNGTPEAAYASHRERALGIARHYAHTHPLGDFDQADGREFDENVATALIAHLHAAAADPAFAAPGAEPSRTLIPKVLRRWHPGKGEVGTKRDYDIALKGLMTAVCRYPDLFAAEDHDFILDTLIPGHMSGGHRPEIEIYEVTFLNIDVPETENHLLMIESCRYLYNQLLHDRNPEVQYDNEKNGLRDWLLGYLQRIAQHDFLEFNSRPYARLALHPLFNLYEFARDDRIRSAARILLDYTMVKYAVSSNRVRRVSPFRRQQHRINHTANDRNDLLSNFGDQVTGMFAACTGFVDPAGNPARFPASLTDNALIAGTSSYRPPAAAYLIALDRTTPPALHRFFHGSRPRLTASPDDADGGLEIYYHSPSFLLTAGGNFLNSGYGNDEFDIGVNSWEQTSRAQATTLIPTGADVAYADLIRFEPWPDLQLDPYAVNRYDPDEDPFAERMSSVNLGVHRGIMAGANLRPAEKKTVEEQSSSHAPAVCEHKGRLYVAWKGSGNENISVATAQTTTLMGMDGVEGLQGVVTHGFTTEVAPAIASQDGLLYLAWKGAGNNQLNLAVSADDGRTFSSATTLGDHSDMAPALAAHNGRVHLAWTGEGEQQLNVARVVLIGSTAGTYDIEGIEQKTVLGDTSDGAPALTSCSGRLFLGWRGSGNEDLNLAFSDDDGRTFHGKHIFAETSARGPALTTHDDLLYLGWRGSGNENLNVARVGLYASTAGDFGIDGIASKVSLPEISTQPPALASAAGLLHLAWKGEGADHLNLRITRDGSFTAPGPWIFADLSHLGIHLAVYRAPAAPVPVPPTPPFLPALDTLGFVYAAESAAGAFDDFRTRILQANTHLPATLEHGSSHVFQAPDGTRFRIWFSHQDRKYRARITDESGDIPDLDTLPLASGEFLRADGHTGKLEIHTPGCDAPLVLDYRTALDPQRTGKPACTTWYDRLWAAYADLAIDRLRKGRTTIALSLTHEILDEFRQARLHTPELAAAGLSTAAEKFHAVARAAHPTDVPLQLAAAQNAWQIYQILATEQPPAPDLASRVANLPGYLAYGTPVIADATAAAALARALYARLPGDHTLDIAAVWTNQALLHHEAAFRPGNPDQPAELAHQREAAAEALTLLDPLVAATPPAPDLTRMAPLLYRLIGVASFGSPDSGPSVHAADLLRRVYAALGGDHRLDLAEALTALSQRHHETSFVGGTPDPAAEQTRQRDTAAEATPLILALSETLPAGPPTDRTRATTLLDRLIGLLLFGAPSPPDPRTLELQALADAATDLRDTLRTPT is encoded by the coding sequence ATGATGCCTGTTCCCGACTCTTACCTCGACGCCACGGCGTTGAACGGAACCCCAGAGGCCGCTTATGCCAGTCATCGGGAACGAGCTCTGGGAATTGCCCGCCATTACGCCCATACACATCCCCTCGGCGATTTCGATCAGGCGGACGGCAGGGAGTTCGACGAGAACGTCGCCACGGCGCTCATCGCCCACCTCCACGCCGCCGCCGCGGACCCGGCATTCGCCGCCCCCGGCGCCGAGCCCAGTCGCACCCTCATCCCCAAGGTGCTGCGGCGCTGGCACCCCGGAAAGGGCGAGGTCGGCACGAAGCGGGACTACGACATCGCGCTGAAGGGCCTGATGACGGCGGTCTGCCGGTACCCCGACCTGTTCGCCGCCGAGGACCACGACTTCATCCTGGACACGCTGATCCCCGGCCACATGTCGGGCGGTCACCGCCCGGAGATCGAGATCTACGAGGTGACGTTCCTCAACATCGACGTCCCTGAGACCGAGAACCATCTGCTCATGATCGAGAGCTGCCGGTATCTCTACAACCAGCTCCTGCACGACCGGAATCCCGAGGTCCAGTACGACAACGAGAAGAACGGTCTGCGCGACTGGCTCCTGGGATATCTGCAACGGATCGCCCAGCACGACTTCCTGGAATTCAATTCCCGGCCCTACGCCCGCCTCGCACTGCACCCGTTGTTCAACCTGTACGAATTCGCGCGGGACGACCGGATCCGCTCGGCGGCCCGGATCCTGCTCGACTACACCATGGTCAAATATGCCGTCTCCAGCAACCGTGTGCGTCGCGTGAGCCCTTTCCGGCGCCAGCAGCACCGCATCAACCACACCGCGAACGACCGCAACGACCTGCTCTCCAATTTCGGCGACCAGGTGACGGGCATGTTCGCCGCCTGTACCGGCTTCGTCGACCCAGCCGGGAACCCCGCCCGCTTCCCGGCCTCGCTCACCGACAACGCGCTGATCGCGGGGACGAGTTCGTACCGTCCGCCGGCCGCGGCCTACCTGATCGCGCTGGACCGTACGACGCCGCCCGCCCTGCACCGCTTCTTCCACGGCAGCCGCCCCCGCCTCACCGCCTCACCCGACGACGCCGACGGCGGCCTGGAGATCTACTACCACTCGCCGTCCTTCCTGCTGACGGCCGGAGGCAACTTCCTCAACAGCGGCTACGGCAACGACGAGTTCGACATCGGGGTCAACAGCTGGGAACAGACCTCCAGGGCGCAGGCCACCACGCTCATCCCGACCGGCGCCGATGTCGCCTACGCCGACCTGATCAGGTTCGAACCCTGGCCGGATCTCCAGCTCGATCCGTACGCCGTGAACCGGTACGACCCCGACGAGGACCCGTTCGCCGAGCGGATGTCCTCGGTCAACCTCGGCGTGCACCGCGGCATCATGGCGGGCGCGAACCTGCGTCCCGCGGAGAAGAAGACCGTAGAGGAGCAGTCCAGCTCGCACGCACCGGCGGTGTGCGAGCACAAGGGCCGCCTCTACGTGGCGTGGAAGGGCTCGGGCAACGAGAACATCAGCGTCGCTACGGCGCAGACCACCACGCTGATGGGCATGGACGGCGTCGAGGGGCTCCAGGGCGTCGTCACCCACGGGTTCACGACCGAGGTCGCGCCGGCCATCGCGTCCCAGGACGGCCTGCTCTACCTGGCTTGGAAGGGCGCCGGGAACAACCAGCTCAACCTCGCCGTCTCCGCCGACGACGGGCGCACGTTCTCGTCCGCCACGACCCTCGGCGACCACTCCGACATGGCGCCCGCGCTGGCCGCCCACAACGGCCGTGTCCACCTCGCCTGGACGGGCGAGGGCGAACAGCAGCTGAACGTGGCCCGGGTCGTACTGATCGGCAGCACCGCGGGCACGTACGACATCGAGGGCATCGAGCAGAAGACCGTCCTCGGCGACACCAGCGACGGTGCCCCCGCGCTCACTTCCTGCTCGGGACGGCTCTTCCTCGGCTGGCGCGGCTCCGGCAACGAGGACCTCAACCTCGCGTTCTCCGACGACGACGGCCGGACGTTCCACGGCAAGCACATCTTCGCCGAGACGAGCGCCCGCGGTCCGGCCCTCACCACCCACGACGATCTGCTCTACCTCGGCTGGCGCGGCTCGGGGAACGAGAACCTGAACGTCGCCCGCGTCGGGCTGTACGCCAGCACCGCCGGCGACTTCGGTATCGACGGGATCGCGTCCAAGGTCTCCCTCCCGGAGATCAGCACCCAACCGCCCGCCCTCGCCTCCGCGGCCGGTCTGCTCCATCTCGCGTGGAAGGGCGAGGGCGCCGACCACCTCAACCTGCGGATCACCCGCGACGGCTCGTTCACCGCACCAGGCCCATGGATCTTCGCCGACCTGTCCCACCTCGGCATCCACCTGGCCGTCTACCGTGCCCCCGCCGCGCCGGTCCCCGTGCCGCCGACCCCGCCCTTCCTCCCCGCCCTGGACACCCTGGGATTCGTCTACGCCGCCGAGTCCGCGGCCGGTGCCTTCGATGACTTCCGCACCCGGATCCTCCAGGCCAACACCCACCTGCCGGCCACCCTGGAACACGGTTCGTCCCATGTCTTCCAGGCCCCGGACGGCACCCGCTTCCGCATCTGGTTCAGCCACCAGGACCGCAAGTACCGCGCCCGCATCACCGACGAGAGCGGCGACATCCCGGACCTGGACACCCTGCCCCTGGCCAGCGGCGAGTTCCTGCGCGCGGACGGCCACACCGGCAAGCTGGAGATCCACACCCCCGGCTGCGACGCCCCACTCGTCCTGGACTACCGCACCGCGCTCGACCCCCAGCGCACGGGCAAACCGGCCTGCACCACCTGGTACGACCGGCTGTGGGCGGCGTACGCCGATCTGGCCATCGACCGTCTGCGCAAGGGCCGGACCACCATCGCCCTGTCCCTGACCCACGAGATCCTGGACGAATTCCGCCAGGCCCGTCTCCACACCCCCGAACTGGCCGCCGCCGGGCTTTCCACGGCCGCCGAGAAGTTCCACGCCGTCGCCCGGGCCGCCCACCCCACTGACGTCCCGCTGCAACTGGCCGCCGCCCAGAACGCCTGGCAGATCTATCAAATCCTCGCCACGGAACAGCCCCCCGCCCCCGACCTCGCCTCCCGCGTCGCCAACCTGCCGGGCTACCTGGCCTACGGCACCCCCGTCATCGCCGACGCCACCGCGGCCGCCGCCCTGGCCCGCGCCCTGTACGCCCGCCTCCCCGGCGACCACACCCTCGACATCGCCGCCGTCTGGACGAACCAGGCACTCCTCCACCACGAGGCCGCCTTCCGCCCGGGCAACCCCGACCAGCCCGCCGAACTGGCCCACCAGCGCGAGGCCGCCGCCGAAGCCCTCACCCTCCTCGACCCGCTGGTGGCCGCCACGCCACCCGCGCCCGACCTGACCCGCATGGCCCCGCTCCTGTACCGCCTGATCGGAGTGGCCTCCTTCGGCTCACCGGACTCCGGCCCGAGCGTCCATGCCGCCGACCTGCTGCGCCGCGTCTACGCCGCCCTCGGCGGCGACCATCGCCTCGACCTCGCCGAGGCCCTCACCGCCCTCTCCCAGCGCCACCACGAGACCTCATTCGTGGGCGGCACCCCTGACCCCGCCGCGGAACAGACCCGCCAACGCGACACCGCGGCCGAAGCCACCCCGCTGATCCTCGCCCTCTCCGAAACCCTCCCCGCCGGCCCCCCAACAGACCGCACCCGCGCCACCACCCTCCTGGACCGCCTCATCGGCCTCCTCCTCTTCGGCGCCCCATCACCCCCCGACCCCCGCACCCTTGAACTCCAAGCCCTCGCCGACGCCGCCACCGACCTCCGTGACACCCTCCGCACCCCCACCTGA